TGTACCACCAGTGAATACCTGATACCTGCTCATATATCAAATAAAGCAACTCCACgaaaagaaaacatgtgaaGAACTAATCTCCAAGAAAGTGACTCACCTTTGCAGCAATGCAAGTGCCTTCGAAAGCTAAATTGGCCAGAGCAAGTACACGATCACCATGATCAACCAAAAAACGGGAGTACCAGTTGAGGAAGAATCTGCCATAGTAGCTATCATAATCACCTCCGTCACGGAAAAACCCTGTTTCATGTGGTTGGGAATTATAAGAACCTGTATTATCCGGTGCCCTGGCCCAGAAGGAGTGGCCCCTTGCTTCTGCAGCCTCCTTCAGATTCTTCATCAAGTATCGATCATAACACTGCACTGAACAAGGTCGAATCAGAGAACTGTTGCACAGTTTAGATAGAAATGATAAATTAAACGTGCTAGGCTTAAAGGTCATAACCAAGATGAACGAAGGGCTATTAACATAATCTTTGACTAATTATCATGCATGCCAATACCTTATCAGTCTCCCAGTAATGGAAAGTGAAAAGTAGAATGGTCACCATTTTAATTTACCTGGAATTCACCAATACCAGGATATTTCCATCCATGATTTTCAGGATAAGAAGGATAGCGTAGCTCCCCACATGGACCTAGTCCAACTTCAATCTCCGAGATTATTCCTCCctcaaaaaattcatcaaattcGACTCTGAAGCTCCTCATGTAGTCGAAGTAAACCTGCATCAGTTTCATtattaaataacaaaatagaagCTCAGATTTTGAGTTCTGCATCAAGCCGAAAATGTCTTAAAAAGAATGTGGGAAAAGATAAGTTATAATTCCCATAGCATACAAGACATATATAGATAGAGCAATGACATTCCataaaaacagaagaagaaaaaatgcatAATTTAGTAGTTCTAGAATGCTATACCTCAACAGCAGTCCGGCCTCTTAAAACCCGCACCTTATCAATTCCCCATGTGAGACATTCATTGTTGCGTTTCCCTTCTTTATCagtaaaatatatatcagGATTTTTTTGACCAATTTCTGTCACCCAGTGAGGAAGTGGGATATGTACATCATCCCCAACATTGCCTCCACATTCATGGAATGACATCACAACCTATAGCAATATAGAGTTAGACAATGGAACCGTATCTGACATTCATCTTCAGAGGAAAACTATAGAGCAGAAAAGCTataccctatataaaatgAGATTTAACAGATAAGCAGTCTCACAAACTTTTATACAAAAAGAGAACTACTGATATATTTGCTTTTCATCAATCCACTCAAGACTATAATGCTACCTACCAAGGACAGTAACCAACCATTTTCTAATGAAAACTAATCAAAAGGCTAGTTTTAGTACAAATCACCAAAATGATGAATTATCTGTATAaatcaaagctttttcaacTGTTTCAGAATAAGTATCTTGACTGAGAGACTGACAAATGTTGGCTCTAAGAATGTTTCCAACACGATCTAAAGgaaataattttatgtttcTGGACCATTCTAATGAATGTATGTTTATAACCTTCAGGATAAGCAGTATGATGAAGTTTAATTCgcttaatttaatttcaaaaaatcatAGGACTTAACCTATTTAGTAACAAATGGATATCCTGAAGCAACTAAAAGCACACCAAGTCAGAAACATATGTGACACTTCCAGAACCATTTCCTCTGCTACGATGCTAAACAGTATCAGTTCtataaaacaaaccaaaattgTGAGATTATTTCAGGTTAACATTTGTGTAAACTGGAAATTTGGAATCTTTACcggaattttatttaaagaccCATTCAAGATTTAAGAAGTACTGTTTTCATCCTTTAGTGCACTGTAATGACTTCCAAAAGGAAACAAGAAACATAAGAAGCAAAGGCATATTGAAATGCACACCcaaagtcaaaaaaaaaaatgctggTACAATTCTATACCACTCACCTGTAACTTGAGGTTAAGATCACGCACAATCTGGAAAAGTCTCTTATAACCACTCCAATTGTATCCCTGCGGATTGTGTGCCTCTACTATTCCCCACCAGCAATCAACCATAACACCATCAACACCAACTGACTTCAGTACTTTTAGTTGATTTAACAGAACTTCTGGCTCAACCAGCTCACAGTTCATATTGATGACACCCAACTGCCACCATGAAACATAAGAACAACTGCATTTAGTCATGACTTGTAATAAGATAGTATCATGCAGAAgattataaacaaataaatacaaatttaaaagtGAGGTTGTGAATGAGGCCCGTATGATTTTGAACGGGAACCGGATTAAAAGTACATACATGAGTACCATTGTGTTGCTATACAGACACTCTGTATATTCATATTATATAGCAAGATTGTTAATCAAGATTACACATTCAAACATGATTTCACTTAATCAATAATCTCGATAACGATTGAAACCCAATAAGAATATATTTGAACGActgaaacccaacaaaaatatgGTTTAACTTGTTAATTAGGatcacatatacatatattatttcACTTGATCAATGTTCTTGATTGACGgttaaaaacttgaaaatgcaCATAAGCAAAAGATAACCACAATAAGCCAACAAAGAGTGCATCAAAAACTCACTGGAAACATCACATAGACAGGAACATAAGGTGTGCCAGTAAAATCACGCTCCTCCAATTTTCCTGGTGAATCTTCAACCTATCAATAAACcagaaaaacttcaaaaagTTTCTAACTTTATATTTATCACTGCATTTAACCCTATCCCTCTAACTTTCCTCACCTGATTGTCACCAACAGTCTCCATAGCAACACCCCCCTCACTTCTCTCTGCACTGTCCCTCACCACGGAGAAATTCCGAGACCGATCACTCCCCAAAACGCTCAAACGGCACGAATTGAACTCCGCCGAGCACCAAAAACCGGGAGAGACTTTCACAGAAGCTATCGGGGTCTGTGTTCCATACCACAACGAAGCCATTGTCGTTGAGCTACAAGCACTGGGCGTCCGTGGCCTCAGGCTATTCAATACTTGGGCTGACAATTGTGCCATTTTTTATTCTCCGTACCTCAGTACCTGCAACACCACTACTTCTCTGTAGGACACTTTTTAAGGGGACTGAGGAGTCGGTGTGGAAAGtggattttccttttcattttccacAGTTTTCTCCGGAACCAAACAGGTGGAGTGGCGGGGAGAGAACCTGTGATGGGGTTTATGGATCCAAGATACAGTTATTTCAGCTCTAAGATACGGAGATCACCTTTTTAACGGTAATAATCACCGGTGACGGCAGGAGTGTGACAGACCATTTTCCATCGTACACGTAAACAAATCGTTAAAGATGGTTATTAGATATGGGCTCGGCCCGATTGATCCAGCTCGTCATGGGCGGGCTCAAATAGTTATTTGTGTAATTCTATGCACACCATGTTATTTATTGTAGACACCCAATGACTTATAACACtcctcatattttatttttctcttttgttataTGGAGATTTGAACTTGGGAtctctatttttctctttccaacTCAATTTGGGCGACACCCCCTCCCGTCTCATTGCATCCTTCatacatttcttttcttcctgtctttttattttccttccaaATGAGTAGACAGAGTCGTCCTAAAAATTCGGCCGCAGTGTCTTTATCAATTTGCAAATGTCAGCCCAATACAAGTTGACAACAGCCCATTTCCAACGGCCCAAATCAAATGATGTTGTTTGGAATTTGATGATATAAACCAAATTGGTAAAATCATGAAAATGGGACCCTTCTATTTTTGGTAAAAGAAAATGGACCCTTCCCCCAATATCTTCTTTAGGTAGCCCACCCCTATGCAGGCTGTAGCTCAAAAGTGTGGACCTgcccaattaaaaaagaaggcaAATGATTAAGTTCCATGTGGTGTGGCATGTGGCATGGATGCAAATAATTAtgtaatttccaatttcatatatttatttctGGATAAAGCACGTGAGGCACAGAATTCAACGTCACGAGATTATCGAGTAGAAGAAATGTTGTGATCATCGAATTGAagacataaataaattaaaaacaggGTTACAGGGCCGATGGCTTCCTTTAAAGTTTGTAACGCATCCCACATTAATAATTTTGTCctattttcttcaatataaTCTTTATTATAAGTTGTATGGTGCATGCATTAATATGGCTGAGCTGGTTGTCATTCGAGGCCAGATTCAATTCAATGaattttatctaaaatttaTGATactttgtttataaaaaaaatatgatcatGTAAcgtgcaattttttttccgTCATGAATATTGGACCATGGTATGAGGAGTAGCAGAGGGTGGGCCATGGAGGGGGGAAAATGAGCCATGGGGTAGAGGAATAGGTAATGTGGGCGAagagaaataaatttttcattaTGAGATTACATTAAAATAAgattcaaatatgaaaacatgtAAACAAGGGTtcatcattttgtttttgattttaattttcaaatctaCTGGAGAAAAGGAGGGAtaaggaagagaggaagagtaatgaaagaaaatgtatgaatAAGTGGTTCCTAAACTTTTTTAAAGTCCTCGTTTTAGTTCTTAAACTTTCAAATCAATCAATATACATAATTTGCacatcaattttaatttctcgTCGTAATtcggaaaaaaaattccctcatggagtttaaacaaaatttgaaaggGAGAATTCTTTATTCCCTTGTTTGGAAGCAAATTGCTCGCAGAAGAACAAAATATCTGCGAAATTCAAGGTTAGATTTATTCCAACATGTTCCCAAAGGTATCTTTACAAAATTTACTTTCAAATCAATCAACATACATAATTCACACATCAATTTAATTTCTCGTCGTAATCCCTAAAAACAATTTCCTCGTGGGGTTTAAACTACATTTGAAAGGGAGACTTCATTATTCCCTTGTCCAGAAGCAAATTGCTCACAGAAGAACAAAATATCTGCAAAATTCAAGGTTAGATTTATCCCAACATGTTCCCAAAGGTATCTTTACAAAAGTTACTATGctgtaattaattaacaaacaaTTTTGCGTTGACGTTGGATTATTGGACCACAAAAAACCATGCGCCTTCAAACAACAATACAAAACGCAGGGAATACCATCTCAATAGTACGACAGAACCCTTCTTTCCAAGCCCGTGAAGGCTTCTgattttatggttttttttctctgaaaACGAAACTAGAAAACAAACAGAACAAAACCATAGCAAAAGGCAAAACCAGAGGATGAAGACGACCGAAGCACCCCAAGAAACGGTACCGCTCTTTAAATTAATGGCTACCCCAAGgcaaaaatccaaaaacacTTTTCACCTCAAAGCCTGACTGATTTCGGGCATATTTTGTTGCCCTCTTCCCATAATTTGGGCATAAAagtcaaaactcaaaacaagtACACATGGGGAGGATTTGAAAAAGGAGGGGGGAAAAAATGGTATAGTACACTATTCatttggatttatgtaatTATTGGCATGTGATTACTGCTATCTAATCATCTTTAATTACTGatatattagaaaaataatgcTAATTAAACAATATTCTCCTTAACAACGGATAGATCTTTGATTTAAAACAGTAAGAGAGTACATTATAATTAAAAGGGGACTGTAGAAATTGTTTGGAAATAAAAGTCATGCCTTACGTACTAACGATGGAATATTTGTCGATAGTAGGGGTGAAGcgatttcttctcttctctcgtATCCGAAAATTTCCCTAATATAACTGAGATTTCCCCCTTTATCCTACATTGATTTGACATAAAACGAAAGAAGGGGAAAAAGAAGCAAGGATGACACACAAACCTAATTGTGTTTTAAATTCCTACTAAAATCAAACCTAAAACGATTAAATTCAAGTTAATTATCATCTTTAATTACTGTTATATTAACACTAATTAAACAATATTGCATGGTACGTACTAAAAGTCATGTGTAGCCAATAGTAGGGGTGAGACAATTTCTTCTATTGTATCTGAAAATTTTCCCTCATGTAAGATTTTCCCTTGTCCTTGAGATTCTCCAGATGCCAGCTTTCAACATAGCGAAAAAACTTGATTTCAACATACATTAATTTGACATAGAAAGAAAGGAGGAGCAAAAATAAGCAAGGATGTGCCTAATTGTGTTTTAAATTCCTACTAAACTCAAATCTAAACCGAATAAATTCAAGCTAAATCTACTCATCTACTAACCGAcgagtttatatatatacacgtgCCACGACGAGTTTCTTTACAAAGATTGTGCTTATAATCGAAATTGTGTTGTTTCTAAAGTGTAAAGCTTTAGCTAGAGTTATATTATAaagacacacacaaaaatataaGTGAAGTATCCGGCCCCTACCCTACGTACCCCAAATCTCTAACCAAACTCAGTTGGAAGtatttgacatatatatatttgttttcatttgtatGGACTTGCCTGAGCTTTTAGATTTATTATAGTTTAACGGGTTTTACTAAGTACATAGACAGTATCCACAATTGAACAGTTGTTAGATAATGATTGTTGACTGCTTTTAAAACTAATCCAACGGTGAATACTGCCTATGTACCTAGTACATAGGTGTACTCAAGAAAATTCGCAGTTTAACCGCATCGAAAGTTTTAGGATTTTACCACAAGCATAAATTTGAACATATGACCATATATATCAAACTTCTATAATAGCAAGGAAGTGACCACTCAATGAATCAATCCACGtcatacttattttttatttttagagaaGTGCAGATGAGAAAGACAACTCAATGCCCTTTTATTAAGTGTTCATACAGAGATATGGTTTTCTGTATGGGACCATAGGAAATTGAAGAGCaattaaaacattaaattCAGCGATCTGCCGATTTCCCTATGTATAGTTGAATTTACGTACCATGCATTGTCATTGACACCAAACAAAACGTGAAGGCCGTAAGGGGAGGGCCAGGGACAACGTTAAACGTGAATATCAATAATGTACTAGTGGACACTGGACAGTGGCaaataaatgaatgaaagaTGCCCTAATTTTATCACATCATATTGCAGTGGACAAATATATGCAATCTCAATCAACTCAAGCATCCCCTCAAGTGGGTTTTAAATGGGTTCAAATATATACTTCTAAACCTCGTTTTGGTTCCATTGGTTTGTCTAGCTTTCTAGGGTTTGTGGAGGGTTTGATGAAATGAGATTGGTGGGTGGGTTCGTCTGGTCGAGGTGAGGAAGAGCCAAACAGGTGGGTGCAAAGCATGATGTGGTGGATTatatgaagagagagagagagagagagagagagagagagagagagagagagagagagaggacatGTAGTGTTGGGAGCTAATTGGATATTTAAAGATGTGGGGTAAGCTAGTGGGGTGTGGTACTGGTGGGAGATAGCAGATCGTAAATATAACAGGGAGGGGAATATGTGGGTTGGTGCAAATCTATGTGAGTTGTAAAAAAAACGCAATGCTTTTTTTATGAGTTATAATGTGTATTGGGTTTTAAATATATACAAGAATCTTtagaatatttttaataagtgattttatagAAACTATAAGAGCATTTGCATCAATGCTGGCTAACTTTGGTCAGATTTGACCTAAAATGATACGGATGCACCTGTTAATGGATCGGATTTTAATTCGAATTCGATTTGAATTCGCTACAATATAGGAGATGGATTGGACTTCTCAATCCGATAATCTGAATTCGATAATCCTATTATAAATGGATCTAGATATAAATTATAGTTGATCCGATCCGACTTAATATGAAGCataatttagtttttctatgttttatattaatattttatatgtgTAAATGAGTAAATTTTAGTTCCATATGCACTAAGAATACACttaaaaactaatttttatgataaaatatcaaaaattaataacaaaaagtagaaaaatacaataaaggACAAGGCTActaatgaaattttgattttttgtttcacattaaaaaataaatatgataatAATCCAATCCGATCCAAGTCCGATGCTTAACGAATATGGATTAATTAGGTGCAATTCAATAGTCTGAATACGATCCAAATTCAATAATCcgattataaatgaatttgttaGATTGAGGCACATTCAATCCAAAGCCGACCCATTTATAAATAGTAACACTATGTGATGTTGTGGCTCTCGCATTCAAGTATTTTTCAAAAGGTTGTTTTCTCACTCCTAGCAAACCACATTTGGCTATCAACtgttgacaaaattaaaaataaagttgTAGATAGCTAGTTTGTTGGAGTAATTTTTCTGAAGGACTTTCAGTCAAATATGGTACAAAAGTACATTTGGCTAGTCTGCTGAATATGGTAAAACAATGGTCaacaaaatccaaattcaTGTACCTACTACTACGTAGTTTCATTAGTAATTTACACGCATGAAATTTGTTAATCATTTTACAATTTCACTGATGCTACCATGTCATCCTTGCATGATTTCAGACAAAAACTTTTTGCATGCATGGACAGATTTCATAATTTCAACatatatctctttttttttcttcttttttttaataataaaaatctcTACACTCTACAAAACTGGATGATTACCTTTATTTATTGCTTCAAAAATGCTAGAGCCGTAGTATATTTGAAGATTTCCACCTACTTTATGCACCAATGGAGGAAAATATTTACCAACTTTCGTTGatttataatttcaaaatcaagGACCACATGCTGTGACGGCTCTCATTACCATTATTACTGACCAACTGTCggattgtgtttttaaaaGCTGATGATCTAGATAGGCTGTTCAaattcaataataaaaaataggtttttttttatcataaatGATCTTTGAGGTTTGtaaaattatcatttttcGTTTCTAATGCTTTTTTGTTATACTAATGGTCCTTAATGTTAGCCTCCACACATTAAAATAGTCCATGTCGTTAGCTTCCGTCAaaatttctgttaaattgatgaagtggcaaaaatattttaaaatatataaaaagatttaagttgcttttaatttattttttatttatgaattttaagttttaaaaatattatattatatttaaaactaTGTGGCTCTATATCATTGGATGCAAGGACGGATCCACAGAGAAGCAAAGGTGGTCAAGTGACCCCTGCAACTTTGGAATTTGCCATTAGAGGGGAGAAAATTAACCCCCGCAAACTGCTCGATGAAAGTCCTCAAAGAGCTGCTATTCTGTTTTCTCCCCAGCGCGCAGTGCTTCTTGCACAACgcttcatcttttctttttttcgtcGTCGTCAAAACAACGCCGTCTCactaaactttaaaaaaaaaaaaaaaagaacctgGCTAAAACAACGTTGTTTTGgctcatatttaaaaatatatatattatagaacAGCCTCTGTTTTAACAAAGGAGCAAAAGCAGAGCAGCAAACTTCCTCCCCTCTCCCAAATGAGTTTTAGCTCATTTCTTCATATGTCATACCCTAAATCCCCAAATCCTATTAACCAACCTTCACCTAATCCGGCAGTGGTGGTATCCTCATAATGGTGGCGACaatagcaaaataaaaaagtcacCCCAAAATTCGATTCGATTTCAAAGATGGATATTGTCCTTAAATTTGAAAGTATGTTATCCTAATTTCTAATCTATTtatgctttaattaattagtaaatattcttatatgtttttgtttctcctttttttttttgggatttttattttggttagttAGTATTAATAAATTAGGGGTTTTTATTAGGTTCTACATGCTTAGATTATATCTTGGTAAATTGGATTAGTATTTGTGTGTTGTTAATTAATGAAGattcttatatatttttgttttatttgttgttgggattttattttggttagtttgaataaattagggatttttttaatagactGTATTTGTTAGTTTGTATGCTTGTATCTTCTTGGCAAATTGGATTAATTTTTGTCCATTCAATTGTTGGATTGCATTGGTTGTTCATGCTTTATTGATTATTTTTACCAATACAGTTTATGGAACGATATTTTAAGAGAATGTTATCATCAACTACTTCTAGTTCAGATAATGTGGATAGTTCGAGTTGAAGAGATGTTATGGGTAGTTCGAAACAAAGTGAGTTGCAAGATGTCTTGGCTAATCTTTCTGCAGATCCCAGACTTCGACCTCAAATGTTGGATTGTGATCCTAACATTTGAGACAAACTTAGACGAGCATATCTACAAAAGGGTTCATGTCAACCTAAGGATCACACATTTACACAAACTGATCTTTCAGGAAAAATTCCTTTTAAACGTTGACCCCTGCAAGGAAAATTCCTGGATCCGTCCTTGATTGGATGTGTGAGCTCCACACATGTGCCACGTTagcaatttaacagaaaaatttaaatgaaGCTAACAGTATGGACCATTTTGATGTGTGGAGGGTAACTTTAAGGACcattagtgtcacaaaaaaatattagggACGAAAAATGATAATTTCATAAACCTCAAGAACCATTtgtgatatataaaaaaaccaatatatataatgtttgAGAAagtttaaaattacaaaattttattcgtatttagagatttttttgacagagaaaataGAAATGTAACtagaataaaatttaattagtaaAAGGACTCAAAATTATTTATAGAGATTagtgaaaaatcaaaacaaaaaaataggtTCTCAAATAAgtcttaaatatattttgtgaaacagtttccaaaataaaagcataaaaattattataaattaaaatttaccaagcTTAGTTTATTTGGGTTCgactaaaaaaaaacagtttatTTGGGGTGACACAGTATGAAGTACGCATGGAAACAGCAGCAGCACGCTGGTTGGAATAATTGTAATTAGCAATTAGTAATAAATTTGACTGACATAAAATTCAGTGGATATAAATTTGATCACGTGCATCGGTGCAAGTTTGGCAACAGTCAAAATCAGATGCCCATTCATCATTGATGCGTATGGTCCGAAAGCAGTAACTCCATCTTGTCTTTGGCTTCGCTCCAGCTTTCTTGTATAGTTTAATTCACATGCATATCCAaaaattcctttttctttttctttttaattaatgggAGTAAGagatttgattattttattaatacatACGGGTTCACTGTGATGACTAACTAACCTAGCTCACGTTTATGTCGTTTCGACCTTCTTTAGATCTCTTTCAATATTAAAGATGAAAATTCTAACTTATCAAGAGAGCACATACTCTTAGGAAAAATTATTGGTTATTAAGTGAGACGTTACATCACGTGATATTACGAATTTACCCAAATTCTACTTCAGCATTCATTAATACTAACATTTTACGCTCAAGAAGTGTTATAATTGATATTGTTGTACTACAGGAAAATCATCATGCTCTCTTTAAAATGTAAATTACATTTCGTTTGCGTAAGTTAATTGGTAACAGCACGTGGCAACACCACATAAAGTGATGTTGCTGTTCGACATTTAGTTTGTAATTATGTAAATTactgtttttgtttcaatgAAATAAGAGAGAGGAGAATCCCAGAAGAACTACCACGTTGTTTTTAacgttttattaataatttactTCGAAAAAAAAGAGACCAAGATTCTTGTATAATTCAAGCTTAAAAGACAGAACTCGAACGCTGTGTACGTCCCATTGCTTTGAGTCGCTACTTTTCCACCTAAAGAAAGTCATAGATGTCTTTATAAAGTACAAAACCAAGAGAAACTTTTTTCAGAGCTTAATTTTCAGTCTTCTGGTTTTCTGTTGGCCTCCCAAGAACTCTGGTAAGCCACTCCACTGAAAAAACTGAAAGCCCCAAGCTGGTTTGAGAGCCATGTTTGGTTGGTGACAGAATAATCATGGGTTGTTGGCAGAAATCTCTAGTAACATTCAGCTGAAACCAAAATCCCAGACAGAACCcaattttgcttttcttgtttgatgAGCTTGGTGGATTTTCACATTGTGTAAGTTCAATTACATTTGTGGGGAAATATGGCTAATGGGACTCAAAACCATGAGCGGGTGCCAGAGAATCTGAGAAAACAGTTTGCTGTTGCTGTGAGAAGTATTAAGTGGAGCTATGCAATTTTCTGGTCATTGTCAACTTCACAACAAgggtaattttttatattttattttttgagtatttatttttattttcattatatttCTCAGGTGAACAATTCTGTCTTGTTTCTTGAGACATCTCTGTCTGGGGATTTTTATGGTGTTTAGCTTTAGTTGGGGATGAAtgccatattttttttggtacatTTCATGGAAAAAGCTTTCAGTCAGTCCTAGACTAGAAGAGGTACACTAGTTTTTGAGTAAGTAAAGTGATAAAGTTCTGCAGTACAGAAAAGGATAAGATTAAAATGGATTTTAATGCTTTTTAAGAACTCAAACTCTCAGGCAAGTAAGTTTCAGGGCAAAGattaaataaatttggaaGGAAAACTGGAAAATATGGTAGTGTGAAAATGACAGTTCGGAAACTTGGGAAGGGAAAATATCCTATTTTAAGAGGAATGCACTTGGCTAGGAATTCAACAATTTCTACCCATGTGAAATCTATGTCCCTAGATACTTTTTTTCTTAGCTTGGTATCAGTTATTGTTGCTAGGACAggttttttggttgattttgtGTTCACCCTTTACATTTTGATCACTATTTTGTAGGGTGCTGGAATGGTGTGAAGGGTACTACAATGGGGACATCAAAACCCGGAAGACTGTTGAAGGCGTGGAACTTAAAACTGATAAAATGGGTTTAGAGAGGAATGCACAACTGAGGGAGCTGTATAAGTCTCTTTTAGAAGGCGAAACCGAGCCACAAGCTAAAGCGCCTTCTGCTGCATTGAATCCAGAGGATCTCTCAGATGCTGAGTGGTATTACTTGCTTTGCATGTCCTTTGTCTTCAATCCTGGCGAAGGGTACTAAACTAATCTCTTCAACTGGTGTAAAATCTTCCCCTTGTCACTaaatgtttgtgtttgtgtgtgtttatGTACTTTACTTTCCTGCTCTTTTAGATTTCATATCAGTTTGTAGTTtccatattatgattttttgaCTTATTTCTCCACCTTTTTTGCATAGTTTGCCAGGAAGAGCATTAGCAAATGGGCAAACCATTTGGTTATGTGATGCTCAATATGCAGATAGTAAAGTATTCTCTCGCTCTTTGCTGGCGAAGGTTGGTTATTCTTGGTTGTGATTTGCTTAAAGTTAATGCTAATTTCATTTCCTGtaaattttctaatatttaGAGAAAAGTGAACTGACTGCTAGTGTTTTCTCTGTCAACTTATTTCTCTATGAATGGACGACATCGACGGTTGCTCTCAGAGTGCATCTATTCAGgtataacaaagaaaatatttttttgctactcttttaatttatttagttatCAAATCACAaagttatttaatttaatgatCAAGAAATCATGTATTGGGAT
Above is a window of Prunus persica cultivar Lovell chromosome G2, Prunus_persica_NCBIv2, whole genome shotgun sequence DNA encoding:
- the LOC18786771 gene encoding beta-amylase 2, chloroplastic → MAQLSAQVLNSLRPRTPSACSSTTMASLWYGTQTPIASVKVSPGFWCSAEFNSCRLSVLGSDRSRNFSVVRDSAERSEGGVAMETVGDNQVEDSPGKLEERDFTGTPYVPVYVMFPLGVINMNCELVEPEVLLNQLKVLKSVGVDGVMVDCWWGIVEAHNPQGYNWSGYKRLFQIVRDLNLKLQVVMSFHECGGNVGDDVHIPLPHWVTEIGQKNPDIYFTDKEGKRNNECLTWGIDKVRVLRGRTAVEVYFDYMRSFRVEFDEFFEGGIISEIEVGLGPCGELRYPSYPENHGWKYPGIGEFQCYDRYLMKNLKEAAEARGHSFWARAPDNTGSYNSQPHETGFFRDGGDYDSYYGRFFLNWYSRFLVDHGDRVLALANLAFEGTCIAAKVSGIHWWYKTASHPAELTAGFYNPCNRDGYAPIAAMLKKHEAALNFTCVEMRTLDQHEGFPEALADPEGLVWQVLNAAWDANIPVASENALTCHDREGYNKILANAKPQNDPDGRHLSAFTYLRLSPVLLEGHNFLEFERFVKKMHGEAAQES